One window from the genome of Oceanidesulfovibrio indonesiensis encodes:
- a CDS encoding penicillin-binding protein activator, which translates to MIRFLAVSALLVLVAAGCQMKAPLPPPTPAPAPELTLAERAENAWRAGDMVASETLYSRLIEEGALSREALATAWERYVFSALANGHQHAALQSMDAFRAAAPGGAEYEPWQEAYRRALQGVGDTGAKQQHATRIVEDASLPPLLRARAGAILAGYYWRTADLQAALGVLQDLAAEFPARGKDFQAALERGLFDEVASVDESNLDAMGFLIPPTEQDEFPYTIIELERARRLAQTPGGMMQARQIVARIKPLLADASLADRVFMVEAPDFAGIDGLALALPLSGPFKSIGWKIMQGANLAQAELASMGYDVAVEGLNTDSADWVQKVRELPSNYRIVGGPLRLSEVSQLQDSGLLQSRAFFTFLNSTGELSEGYDAWRFFSSPQDQVLSLIDFATGRYGVRQVAVLYPDEPFGRRMGELFSEEARNRGIEITAMRTYPPKDQSGWYDIVGQLAATASFDAVFLPGDWEHAKMLVPNFLYHKRGDALVLGPALWAQTLSRQSYVVENDFRRTVFPGAWWPGNATPAARSLTTLAAQRDVDVDFWVALGFDFVRFANAFGTLPEAWTAQDVNARLQEAAQVINWAEAPITWGPQGVAQQDLFLFRPTMQGFTLYNEMPGAVPETEERAFGPRTRDPGPILP; encoded by the coding sequence ATGATACGTTTCCTTGCCGTAAGCGCCCTGCTTGTTCTTGTCGCTGCCGGCTGCCAGATGAAGGCCCCGCTGCCACCGCCCACGCCGGCGCCGGCGCCCGAGCTCACCTTGGCCGAACGGGCAGAGAACGCATGGCGGGCCGGCGACATGGTCGCCAGCGAGACGCTTTACAGCAGGCTCATCGAGGAGGGCGCCCTCTCCCGGGAAGCCCTGGCCACCGCATGGGAACGCTATGTGTTCAGCGCCCTGGCCAACGGCCATCAGCATGCGGCGCTCCAGTCCATGGACGCCTTCCGGGCTGCCGCGCCCGGCGGCGCCGAGTACGAACCATGGCAGGAAGCCTATCGGCGAGCCCTGCAGGGCGTAGGCGATACCGGGGCCAAACAGCAACATGCGACGCGCATCGTGGAGGACGCATCACTGCCGCCGCTCCTGCGCGCCAGGGCTGGCGCCATACTCGCCGGCTACTACTGGCGCACGGCCGACCTCCAGGCCGCATTGGGCGTACTTCAGGACCTCGCCGCCGAGTTCCCGGCACGGGGCAAAGACTTCCAGGCCGCGCTGGAACGCGGGCTTTTCGATGAAGTCGCGTCCGTGGACGAAAGCAACCTCGATGCCATGGGCTTCCTCATCCCGCCCACAGAGCAGGACGAGTTCCCTTACACCATCATCGAACTGGAACGTGCGCGCCGCCTGGCGCAGACCCCCGGCGGTATGATGCAGGCAAGACAGATAGTCGCGCGCATCAAGCCGCTCCTCGCCGACGCCTCCCTGGCAGACAGGGTCTTCATGGTCGAAGCGCCTGACTTTGCGGGCATCGACGGCCTGGCCCTGGCCCTGCCACTGTCCGGCCCGTTCAAATCCATCGGCTGGAAGATCATGCAGGGAGCCAACCTCGCCCAGGCAGAGCTTGCCTCCATGGGCTATGACGTTGCTGTGGAGGGACTGAACACCGACTCGGCCGACTGGGTGCAGAAGGTGCGCGAGCTGCCTTCGAACTATCGCATCGTTGGCGGTCCCCTGCGGCTCAGCGAGGTGTCCCAGCTCCAGGATTCTGGCCTGTTGCAGTCCCGCGCGTTCTTCACGTTCCTGAACTCAACGGGCGAGCTCTCCGAGGGCTACGACGCCTGGCGGTTCTTCTCCAGCCCGCAGGACCAGGTGCTCTCACTCATAGATTTCGCAACAGGCCGCTACGGCGTGCGCCAGGTCGCGGTGCTCTATCCGGACGAGCCGTTCGGCCGCAGGATGGGAGAGCTCTTCTCCGAGGAGGCCCGAAACCGCGGCATCGAGATTACCGCCATGCGAACCTATCCGCCCAAGGATCAGAGCGGCTGGTACGATATCGTAGGGCAGCTCGCTGCCACCGCCTCCTTCGACGCCGTTTTTCTTCCGGGGGACTGGGAGCACGCCAAGATGCTCGTACCCAACTTCCTTTACCACAAACGCGGAGACGCCCTGGTGCTCGGTCCCGCGCTCTGGGCACAGACGCTGTCCCGTCAGAGCTACGTGGTGGAAAACGACTTCCGTCGCACCGTATTTCCCGGCGCCTGGTGGCCCGGCAATGCAACCCCGGCCGCGCGGAGCCTGACGACGCTGGCTGCCCAGCGGGACGTCGATGTCGACTTCTGGGTCGCACTCGGCTTTGACTTCGTCCGTTTCGCCAATGCATTCGGCACGCTGCCCGAAGCCTGGACCGCACAGGATGTGAACGCCCGGTTGCAGGAAGCGGCACAGGTCATAAATTGGGCCGAAGCCCCCATTACCTGGGGACCCCAGGGTGTGGCGCAGCAGGACCTGTTCCTCTTCCGCCCCACCATGCAGGGCTTTACCCTGTACAACGAGATGCCCGGCGCCGTTCCGGAAACCGAGGAACGCGCCTTTGGACCGAGAACCCGAGATCCCGGACCGATTCTGCCATGA
- the gatC gene encoding Asp-tRNA(Asn)/Glu-tRNA(Gln) amidotransferase subunit GatC, which produces MSTKKDILSTEEVARIARLARLEPAPDKLERYAGQLGDILEHMEILAEVDVTGVDPLYSPVEHETVFREDVAKRRATREQILSNAPQDDGAFYIVPKIV; this is translated from the coding sequence ATGAGCACGAAAAAAGATATCCTGTCCACGGAAGAAGTGGCGCGCATTGCCCGCCTCGCACGGCTCGAGCCCGCGCCGGATAAGCTCGAACGCTACGCCGGCCAGCTCGGCGACATCCTTGAGCACATGGAAATCCTCGCCGAGGTGGACGTGACCGGCGTCGACCCCCTCTACTCACCGGTCGAACACGAGACCGTGTTCCGTGAGGATGTGGCGAAACGCCGCGCGACCCGGGAGCAGATACTCTCCAACGCTCCCCAGGACGACGGCGCCTTCTACATTGTTCCCAAGATCGTCTGA
- the gatA gene encoding Asp-tRNA(Asn)/Glu-tRNA(Gln) amidotransferase subunit GatA, whose protein sequence is MSELVTLSLKDVRDKLARKEVSAREVVDACMERIEATDTELNALTRPMPEEARARAEALDAGGPDPDKPLWGVPIAVKDLICVAGVPNTCGSRILENFVPFYDAHLVSRLVDAGAIIVGKANLDEFAMGSSTETSCYGVTRNPWDTNRVPGGSSGGSAAAVSACQCYASVGTDTGGSIRLPASLCGCVGVKPTYGRVSRYGLVAYGSSLDQAGPFGRTVEDTAIMLEAMSGHDDKDSTSVDRPVEPYARLLAERGDLKGLTVGLPKEYWDEGLDPEVESVLSRSLDTLKGLGATLKEVSLPLTKYAVPTYYIIAMAEASSNLARFDGVRYGRRAEKPEDLMDLYVRSRTEGFGDEVQRRIMIGTYVLSAGYYDAYYRKAAQVRRRIRDDFLAALDGCDVLAGATSPTVAWQLGALTDDPLKMYLMDIFTLSINLAGLPGLVLPVGLGRESGMPVGLQLIGKSFDESTLFQTGHLLEQALEPIGPPAGLSG, encoded by the coding sequence ATGTCCGAACTCGTTACCCTGAGCCTGAAAGACGTCCGCGACAAGCTTGCGCGCAAGGAAGTAAGCGCCCGCGAGGTGGTGGACGCCTGCATGGAACGCATCGAAGCCACCGACACCGAGCTCAACGCCCTGACCAGGCCCATGCCAGAGGAGGCCCGCGCCAGGGCCGAGGCCTTGGACGCCGGCGGCCCAGACCCTGACAAGCCGCTCTGGGGCGTGCCCATCGCCGTCAAGGACCTTATCTGCGTGGCCGGCGTGCCCAACACGTGCGGCTCGCGTATACTGGAAAATTTTGTGCCCTTCTACGACGCGCACCTCGTGTCCAGACTCGTGGACGCAGGCGCCATCATCGTGGGCAAGGCGAACCTGGACGAGTTCGCCATGGGCTCCTCCACCGAAACGTCATGCTACGGCGTCACTCGCAACCCCTGGGACACGAACCGCGTCCCGGGCGGTTCCTCCGGTGGCTCCGCCGCCGCCGTGAGCGCCTGCCAGTGCTACGCTTCGGTGGGCACGGACACAGGCGGTTCCATCCGGTTGCCGGCCTCGCTCTGCGGCTGCGTAGGCGTCAAACCCACGTACGGACGCGTCTCCCGCTACGGCCTCGTGGCCTACGGCTCCTCGCTGGACCAGGCCGGCCCCTTCGGCCGCACTGTGGAGGACACCGCCATCATGCTGGAGGCCATGTCCGGTCATGACGACAAAGACTCCACTTCCGTGGACCGCCCGGTAGAGCCCTACGCCCGGCTGCTTGCCGAACGCGGCGACCTCAAGGGCCTTACCGTTGGCCTGCCCAAGGAGTACTGGGACGAGGGCCTGGACCCCGAAGTGGAAAGCGTACTGTCCAGATCGCTGGACACGCTCAAGGGGCTCGGCGCTACGCTCAAGGAGGTTTCCCTCCCGCTCACCAAATACGCCGTGCCCACCTACTACATCATCGCCATGGCCGAGGCGAGTTCAAACCTCGCCCGGTTCGACGGCGTGCGCTACGGCCGCCGCGCCGAAAAACCCGAAGACCTCATGGACCTCTACGTGCGCTCCCGCACCGAAGGCTTCGGCGACGAGGTCCAACGCCGCATAATGATCGGCACGTATGTGCTCTCCGCGGGGTACTACGACGCATATTACCGCAAGGCCGCCCAGGTGCGCCGCCGCATCCGGGACGATTTCCTCGCCGCCCTGGACGGCTGCGACGTGCTCGCCGGAGCCACCTCGCCCACAGTGGCCTGGCAACTGGGCGCGCTCACGGACGATCCGCTCAAGATGTACCTCATGGATATCTTCACCCTGTCCATCAACCTCGCTGGCCTGCCCGGGCTCGTATTGCCCGTGGGTCTCGGCCGCGAGTCCGGCATGCCCGTCGGATTGCAGCTCATCGGCAAGTCTTTTGACGAGTCGACCCTCTTCCAGACCGGGCATCTGCTGGAGCAAGCCTTGGAGCCCATCGGTCCGCCGGCAGGGCTGTCCGGATAG
- the mnmA gene encoding tRNA 2-thiouridine(34) synthase MnmA has translation MPRNVDSVAVAVSGGRDSLLALALLAEQYGPDRVLAIHGLFIREADPRLLADLKRVCRDVGVSLVVADLRERFERLVIQPFVADYAAGRTPNPCAICNREVKFGLLLEEAHTRGVSHIATGHYARLEHCPQRTALFRGTDPTKDQSYFLSLVPEESLACALFPLGERFKADTLSALEARGLTPPAPQESQEVCFVPDDDYISFIEARRPELCDTGPIELADGTRLGVHGGLHRFTPGQRRGIGVAYTEPLYVLGKDMARNALIVGPKELTTSRGCTVGEVNLLVPPDEWPDECFAKTRYRQQAAPARVAFQDGRLDIEFLEPRSLPAAGQVAAVYDALGRVLAGGIIQEETS, from the coding sequence GTGCCCAGAAACGTGGACTCGGTGGCCGTCGCCGTCTCGGGCGGTCGTGACAGCCTCCTCGCACTCGCCCTGCTCGCGGAGCAATACGGACCGGACCGCGTCCTCGCCATCCATGGCCTCTTCATTCGCGAAGCCGACCCGCGGCTGCTCGCCGACTTGAAGCGCGTATGCCGCGATGTCGGCGTTTCCCTCGTCGTGGCGGACCTGAGGGAGCGCTTCGAGCGGCTGGTTATCCAGCCATTCGTGGCGGATTACGCCGCCGGCCGCACACCCAACCCGTGCGCGATCTGCAATCGCGAGGTGAAGTTCGGCCTGTTGCTCGAAGAGGCTCACACCCGCGGCGTTTCCCACATCGCCACCGGTCATTACGCTCGGCTTGAGCATTGTCCGCAGCGCACCGCCCTGTTCCGCGGGACCGACCCGACAAAGGACCAGTCCTATTTCCTGTCCCTCGTACCGGAGGAATCCCTGGCCTGCGCGCTTTTCCCACTGGGCGAGCGGTTCAAGGCCGACACGTTGTCCGCGCTGGAAGCCCGCGGCCTTACGCCGCCAGCGCCGCAGGAAAGCCAGGAGGTCTGCTTCGTGCCTGACGATGACTACATCTCGTTCATCGAGGCGCGCCGTCCTGAACTGTGCGACACAGGTCCCATCGAGCTTGCCGACGGCACGCGCCTCGGCGTCCATGGCGGCCTGCACCGCTTCACCCCCGGACAACGCCGCGGCATCGGCGTGGCGTATACGGAACCGCTCTACGTGCTGGGAAAGGACATGGCCCGCAACGCCCTCATCGTCGGCCCGAAAGAGCTTACCACCTCCCGCGGCTGCACCGTCGGCGAGGTGAACCTGCTCGTTCCGCCGGACGAGTGGCCGGACGAATGCTTCGCCAAGACGCGTTACCGCCAGCAGGCCGCGCCGGCGCGCGTTGCGTTTCAGGACGGTCGTCTCGATATCGAATTCCTTGAGCCACGCTCCCTGCCGGCGGCCGGGCAGGTGGCCGCGGTGTACGATGCCCTGGGCCGCGTGCTCGCCGGAGGCATCATCCAGGAGGAGACGTCATAG
- a CDS encoding MiaB/RimO family radical SAM methylthiotransferase, whose amino-acid sequence MHRRFHIVTLGCKVNQYESQALREAWRSAGLEETADPAAADVLLVNSCAVTARAIRDLRHRVAKLARENPYAEIVLTGCAAEACRDELGDLAGVSEIVPQKQKTDLLARFAKLATEPPRSFRVSGAERARGNLVVQDGCSHNCAYCIVPRARGGPVSRTPQEVEDEARRLLESGVHEIMLSGVNLRQYGPDLDPQRDFWDLLAHLDAALAPEWTGRAQLRLSSLDPSLLSDKGLATLAGCRLVCPHLHVSLQSGSPRVLSAMRRGHYTPEQIIRFVEKLPEIWPRFGLGVDVIVGFPGEDEADFAATVAICTNLPLSYAHVFPFSPRAGTIAASMQDDVEPSEKKRRAAALRAIAAEKKHAFLEAEALRESLVVALEAADPQCGGKGTSETYLPCLFDEPMESTLVGRLVSARPLGVRKESLLVTRVTR is encoded by the coding sequence ATGCATCGGCGCTTTCATATCGTCACCCTGGGCTGCAAGGTGAACCAGTACGAAAGCCAGGCTCTGCGCGAGGCGTGGCGCAGCGCCGGCCTGGAGGAAACGGCCGACCCTGCCGCGGCCGATGTGCTGCTGGTGAACTCCTGCGCCGTCACGGCCCGGGCCATCCGGGACTTGCGTCACCGCGTGGCCAAACTGGCCAGGGAGAATCCGTATGCCGAAATCGTGCTTACAGGCTGCGCTGCCGAGGCCTGTCGCGATGAACTCGGCGACCTTGCAGGCGTGAGCGAGATAGTTCCCCAGAAGCAGAAAACCGACCTCCTGGCCCGCTTTGCCAAACTGGCGACGGAGCCGCCCCGGTCCTTCCGCGTTAGCGGGGCCGAACGCGCCCGCGGCAACCTCGTGGTCCAGGACGGCTGCTCCCACAACTGCGCCTATTGCATCGTTCCGCGCGCCCGCGGAGGGCCGGTGAGCCGAACTCCGCAGGAAGTGGAAGACGAAGCGCGGCGGCTGCTCGAATCCGGCGTGCACGAGATCATGCTGAGCGGCGTGAACCTCCGCCAGTACGGACCGGACCTCGACCCACAGCGAGATTTCTGGGATCTGCTCGCACACCTGGACGCCGCCCTCGCGCCGGAATGGACAGGCCGAGCCCAGTTGCGCCTGTCCTCACTCGATCCTTCCCTGCTATCGGACAAGGGGCTGGCGACCCTGGCCGGCTGTCGGCTGGTCTGTCCGCATTTGCATGTTTCCCTGCAGAGCGGCAGCCCGAGAGTGCTTTCGGCCATGCGGCGGGGCCATTACACGCCGGAGCAGATCATACGTTTCGTGGAGAAACTGCCTGAGATCTGGCCCCGATTCGGCCTGGGCGTGGACGTGATCGTAGGCTTTCCCGGCGAGGATGAAGCCGATTTTGCAGCCACTGTAGCGATATGCACAAATCTGCCCCTCTCCTACGCGCACGTCTTCCCTTTCTCGCCGCGAGCAGGCACGATAGCCGCTTCCATGCAGGACGACGTGGAGCCGTCGGAAAAGAAACGCCGCGCCGCAGCATTGCGCGCCATTGCGGCGGAGAAAAAACATGCATTTCTGGAGGCGGAAGCATTGCGAGAGTCCCTGGTTGTCGCCCTGGAAGCTGCTGATCCGCAATGTGGAGGTAAAGGCACTTCGGAAACGTATCTACCTTGTCTTTTTGATGAACCGATGGAATCAACTCTCGTGGGCCGGCTCGTATCGGCCCGCCCTCTCGGTGTTCGCAAGGAATCCTTGCTCGTCACACGAGTCACGCGCTGA
- a CDS encoding YicC/YloC family endoribonuclease: protein MTGYGRSSTQACGDVADTARGWAYTWEIKSVNGRHLDTKWRMPSSVRCMEQEFENLVRTKASRGRVEINLHLSIFKPELLGIRLNRPMVRAMIDEVRALAEHDGLDFLPDYNRFFTISSLWEEDSSGVDASLAKSLSRGLADALDDWNTAREKEGHSLYNDLRSRLNTLLTLHAQLAKRVAELGPEKAKAIEDRLAAFLAKHDLQPDENMLLQEVAILSDKLDVSEELTRLQAHLELVRELLEAGGECGKKLDFTLQECFREINTCGNKAQDPHVSRLAVDFKAELEKCREQVQNLE from the coding sequence ATGACAGGATACGGACGATCCTCCACACAGGCTTGCGGCGACGTCGCCGACACCGCCCGTGGCTGGGCCTACACGTGGGAGATCAAAAGCGTAAACGGCCGCCATCTTGACACAAAATGGCGCATGCCGTCCTCCGTGCGTTGCATGGAGCAGGAGTTCGAGAATTTGGTCCGCACCAAGGCATCCCGCGGACGGGTAGAGATCAACCTGCATCTTTCCATCTTCAAACCAGAGCTTCTGGGCATCCGGCTCAACCGCCCCATGGTGCGCGCCATGATCGACGAGGTGCGCGCCCTTGCGGAACATGACGGCCTCGATTTCCTGCCGGACTACAACCGCTTCTTCACCATCTCCAGTTTGTGGGAAGAGGACTCCAGCGGAGTTGACGCGTCCCTGGCCAAGAGTCTGTCGCGCGGCCTGGCCGACGCCCTGGACGACTGGAACACCGCCCGCGAGAAGGAAGGCCACAGCCTGTACAACGATCTCCGCTCGCGGCTGAACACCCTGCTCACGCTGCACGCGCAACTCGCCAAACGCGTGGCCGAGCTGGGCCCGGAAAAGGCTAAAGCCATTGAGGACAGGCTCGCTGCATTCCTGGCCAAACACGACCTCCAGCCCGACGAGAACATGCTCCTGCAGGAGGTCGCCATACTATCCGACAAGCTCGACGTAAGCGAGGAACTGACGCGGCTGCAGGCCCATCTCGAACTCGTTCGCGAGTTGCTGGAGGCCGGCGGCGAATGCGGCAAGAAGCTTGACTTCACGCTGCAGGAGTGCTTTCGCGAAATCAACACCTGCGGCAACAAGGCCCAGGACCCGCACGTCTCAAGACTCGCGGTGGACTTCAAGGCCGAGCTGGAGAAGTGCCGCGAGCAGGTGCAAAATCTCGAATGA
- a CDS encoding DUF370 domain-containing protein — protein sequence MRPVKLLNIGFGNYVVANRVVSIVAPSSSPMRRLREDARQEGRLVDATQGRKTRSIIITDSNHVLLSAIQAETLGQRFAQDSDE from the coding sequence ATGCGCCCAGTCAAACTTCTGAACATCGGCTTCGGCAACTACGTCGTGGCCAACCGCGTGGTTTCCATCGTCGCGCCCTCCTCGTCCCCCATGCGGCGGCTTCGGGAGGACGCCCGGCAGGAGGGCCGGCTCGTGGACGCCACCCAGGGCCGCAAGACTCGCTCCATCATCATCACAGACTCGAACCATGTGCTCCTTTCGGCCATCCAGGCCGAAACGCTGGGCCAACGCTTCGCACAGGACAGTGACGAATGA
- the gmk gene encoding guanylate kinase, which yields MNTTRPGIALILSAPSGAGKTTLVKRLTGDFDRFAYSVSYTTRAPREGEQDGVDYHFVSMNRFEKLAGEGFFAEWARVHDNCYGTPMSSVVANLQQGRDVLFDIDVQGALSLKQWLAGAYVFILPPSRDALVERLTGRGKDSDEIVATRMHNAAGEIAMAREFDYLVVNDDLDTAYDQLRAVYLAQGQRRGVHVGLVDELLDQWKME from the coding sequence ATGAACACCACCCGCCCGGGCATAGCGCTCATCCTCTCCGCTCCGTCGGGAGCCGGCAAGACGACGCTCGTCAAGCGCCTCACCGGCGATTTCGACCGTTTCGCCTATTCCGTTTCCTACACCACCCGCGCCCCGCGCGAAGGCGAGCAGGACGGCGTGGATTATCATTTCGTATCCATGAACCGCTTCGAAAAACTCGCTGGGGAGGGGTTCTTCGCGGAATGGGCGCGCGTGCACGACAACTGCTACGGCACGCCCATGTCCTCCGTGGTCGCCAACCTGCAACAGGGCAGGGACGTCCTCTTCGACATCGACGTCCAGGGCGCCCTCTCGCTCAAGCAATGGCTCGCTGGCGCCTATGTGTTCATTCTCCCCCCCTCCCGGGACGCCCTTGTGGAACGGCTCACCGGACGCGGCAAGGATTCGGACGAGATCGTGGCCACACGCATGCATAACGCCGCAGGCGAGATCGCAATGGCCAGGGAGTTCGACTACCTGGTCGTAAACGACGACCTCGACACGGCCTACGACCAGCTCCGCGCCGTGTACCTTGCCCAGGGGCAACGCCGCGGCGTCCATGTCGGGCTCGTCGACGAGCTTCTGGACCAATGGAAGATGGAGTAG
- a CDS encoding tetratricopeptide repeat protein: MAESDRNNASQAPQGQQDAHRQGGEQPKPSQQRDNKIFGIFSSQTMQKVGTGTSVRKTIQKTFWMAKELDDGVVEIQPINMNCVPSGPKRKVAKEDLIQKFSPEPEYYVQTVYPAMRSLDQKIQDGEKHREKGEHFSAENKFQKALEVDVENVRANFGLGLTYLERGESEKADNIFERLVKLDAAFEPEHKHLFNDFGINLRKNKMYDQALEYYSRAETLATADENLYYNMARAYFEKRRVEQAIEYLNKALELDPEHEAATRFLEWIREKDILNNGNDVQSSYDVDSAGDTGSPARENRAGDDSYDLGGDIYDMDKNGGSP; this comes from the coding sequence ATGGCCGAAAGCGACCGCAACAACGCGTCTCAGGCGCCCCAGGGTCAACAGGATGCGCACCGGCAGGGGGGCGAGCAGCCTAAGCCCTCGCAACAGCGCGACAACAAGATCTTCGGCATCTTTTCTTCGCAGACCATGCAGAAGGTCGGCACCGGCACCTCCGTGCGCAAGACCATTCAGAAAACCTTCTGGATGGCCAAGGAACTGGACGACGGCGTGGTGGAGATCCAACCCATCAACATGAACTGCGTGCCGTCCGGCCCCAAGCGCAAGGTCGCCAAGGAAGACCTCATCCAGAAATTTTCGCCGGAACCGGAGTACTATGTCCAGACGGTCTACCCGGCCATGCGCAGCCTCGATCAAAAGATCCAGGACGGCGAGAAACACCGCGAAAAGGGCGAGCATTTCTCCGCGGAGAACAAGTTCCAGAAAGCTCTTGAGGTTGACGTGGAAAACGTCCGCGCCAACTTCGGCCTCGGCCTCACCTACCTGGAACGTGGGGAAAGCGAGAAGGCCGACAACATCTTCGAGCGGCTCGTGAAGCTCGATGCCGCCTTCGAGCCGGAGCACAAGCACCTGTTCAACGACTTCGGCATCAACCTGCGCAAGAACAAGATGTACGACCAGGCGCTGGAATATTACAGCCGGGCCGAGACCCTGGCCACGGCGGACGAAAACCTCTACTACAACATGGCACGCGCCTATTTCGAAAAGCGCCGGGTCGAACAGGCTATCGAGTACCTGAACAAAGCTTTGGAGCTGGATCCGGAGCACGAGGCAGCCACCAGGTTCCTCGAATGGATCAGAGAAAAGGATATTCTGAATAACGGAAACGATGTGCAATCCAGCTACGATGTGGATTCGGCCGGTGACACCGGCAGCCCGGCCCGCGAAAATCGCGCTGGTGACGATTCATACGACCTCGGCGGCGACATTTACGACATGGACAAGAATGGAGGATCTCCATGA
- a CDS encoding HDOD domain-containing protein, producing MTNQQRGQEFLEELSDVKQDLPYSLSLLRDLFGMTGESSRASMDEIAQTIAHDQGLTTKILALANSAFYGLQAKVSSVSRAITLLGLKEIRNLVLILGAQAVTVRHSLPDSFRLGPYWKHQLSVGVIARTIAEKRGSHDPDILFTAGLLHDFGKLLTALHRPQDWLAIRAVVANRGLQHNQAEELHWGLEHGLVGAMTLNSWNLPQELTEPLNWHHSPALAGDFRDDASVICLADAMHHKIEDPQSVLIHPAGEVLADWGWETDELVAECGDALDDDSIDQLAAALL from the coding sequence ATGACCAACCAGCAACGCGGGCAGGAGTTCCTGGAAGAACTCAGCGACGTCAAGCAGGATCTGCCCTACTCGCTCTCGCTGCTGCGCGACCTCTTCGGCATGACAGGCGAGTCCTCCCGCGCGTCCATGGACGAGATTGCCCAGACCATCGCCCATGACCAGGGGCTCACCACCAAAATACTCGCCCTGGCCAATTCCGCATTCTACGGGCTACAGGCCAAAGTAAGCTCGGTTTCGCGCGCCATCACCCTGCTCGGGCTCAAGGAAATCCGGAATCTCGTACTCATCCTCGGCGCCCAGGCAGTGACCGTGCGTCACTCCCTGCCGGACTCCTTCCGCCTCGGCCCGTACTGGAAACATCAGCTCAGCGTGGGCGTCATCGCCAGAACCATCGCGGAGAAGCGCGGCTCCCACGACCCGGACATTCTCTTCACCGCCGGGCTGCTCCACGATTTCGGCAAGCTGCTCACCGCCTTGCACCGGCCGCAGGACTGGCTCGCCATCAGGGCCGTCGTCGCCAACCGGGGCCTGCAGCACAACCAGGCCGAAGAACTGCACTGGGGACTTGAGCACGGCCTGGTCGGCGCAATGACACTCAATTCCTGGAACCTGCCCCAGGAGCTGACGGAACCCCTGAACTGGCACCACAGCCCGGCCCTGGCTGGTGATTTTCGCGACGACGCCTCGGTCATCTGCCTGGCCGACGCCATGCACCACAAGATTGAGGACCCACAATCCGTCCTCATCCATCCAGCCGGAGAAGTGCTTGCCGACTGGGGATGGGAAACCGACGAGCTGGTCGCCGAATGCGGCGACGCGCTGGACGACGACTCCATAGACCAGCTCGCGGCAGCACTCCTCTGA